One Phenylobacterium hankyongense DNA segment encodes these proteins:
- a CDS encoding AAA family ATPase has protein sequence MSQRFEGTDKYVATEDLKVAVNAAIALERPLLIKGEPGTGKTVLAYEIAEALGAPLITWHIKSTTKAIQGLYEYDAVTRLRDSQLGEERVKDVKNYIKKGKLWEAFESEQRPVLLIDEIDKADIEFPNDLLQELDRMEFYVYETNETIKAAVRPIVLITSNNEKELPDAFLRRCFFHYIRFPEAETMNEIVEVHYPGIKQKLVAEALRIFYDMRKVPGLKKKPSTSELLDWLKLLMVEDIDADSLREKDPTKLIPPLHGALLKNEQDVHLFERLAFLARREGAGSRPGQ, from the coding sequence ATGAGCCAGCGTTTTGAAGGCACCGACAAGTACGTCGCCACCGAGGACCTGAAGGTCGCGGTGAACGCGGCCATCGCGCTGGAGCGTCCGCTGCTGATCAAGGGCGAGCCCGGAACCGGTAAGACGGTGCTGGCCTACGAGATCGCCGAGGCGCTGGGCGCGCCGCTGATCACCTGGCACATCAAGTCGACCACCAAGGCCATCCAGGGCCTCTACGAGTACGACGCGGTGACCCGCCTGCGCGACAGCCAGCTCGGCGAAGAGCGGGTGAAGGACGTCAAGAACTACATCAAGAAGGGCAAGCTCTGGGAGGCGTTCGAAAGCGAACAGCGCCCGGTGCTGCTGATCGACGAGATCGACAAGGCCGACATCGAGTTCCCGAACGACCTCCTGCAGGAGCTCGATCGGATGGAGTTCTACGTCTACGAGACCAACGAGACGATCAAGGCGGCCGTGCGCCCGATCGTGCTGATCACCTCGAACAACGAGAAGGAGCTGCCGGACGCCTTCCTGCGCCGCTGCTTCTTCCACTACATCCGCTTCCCGGAAGCCGAGACGATGAACGAGATCGTCGAGGTCCACTATCCGGGCATCAAGCAGAAGCTGGTCGCCGAGGCGCTGCGGATCTTCTACGACATGCGCAAGGTGCCGGGCCTGAAGAAGAAGCCCTCCACCTCCGAGCTGCTCGACTGGCTGAAGCTGCTGATGGTCGAGGACATCGACGCCGACTCGCTGCGCGAGAAGGACCCGACCAAGCTGATCCCGCCCCTGCACGGCGCCCTGCTCAAGAACGAGCAGGACGTGCATCTGTTCGAGCGCCTGGCCTTCCTGGCCCGCCGCGAAGGCGCGGGCTCGCGTCCCGGTCAGTGA